From Salvelinus sp. IW2-2015 unplaced genomic scaffold, ASM291031v2 Un_scaffold864, whole genome shotgun sequence, a single genomic window includes:
- the LOC112069039 gene encoding POC1 centriolar protein homolog B-like isoform X2 — translation MASVMEDPTLERHFKGHKXAVTCADFNSKHKQLASGSADKTLMIWNLNPKARAFRFFGHKDVITGVQFSPVGDLVVSASQDKTVRLWTPSIKGESMVFKAHTATVRSVSFSHDGQRLVTASDDKSVKVWSVHRQRFVYSLNQHTNWVRCARFSPDXRLIASCGDDRTVRLWDTSTKQCINCFTEYGGSATFVDFNTSGTCIASSGADNTLKIWDIRTNKLLQHYQVHSAGINCFSFHPSGNYLISGSSDCTVKILDLLEGRLIYTLHGHKGPVLTVAFSRGGDFFASGGCDAQVLMWKTNFDSFDYREVLSKHSQRVTPDPPPHLTDIYPRGPHLHSAQSGAIEISPMVADTQTTAPAVIEVGQALYTATTAVNGHANNLPARRIASTSPQPQ, via the exons ATGGCATCAGTTATG GAGGACCCCACCCTCGAGCGACACTTCAAGGGCCACAAAGAKGCTGTCACCTGTGCAGACTTCAATTCCAAACACAAACAGCTGG CCTCAGGGTCTGCAGATAAGACCCTGATGATTTGGAATCTGAACCCTAAGGCCAGGGCGTTCCGTTTTTTTGGACACAAAGATGTCATCACAGGGGTYCAGTTCTCCCCTGTGGGAGATCTGGTCGTCTCTGCATCCCAGGACAAGACTGTACGGCTGTGGACGCCCAGCat TAAAGGAGAGTCGATGGTGTTCAAAGCCCACACGGCTACAGTACGCAGTGTCAGCTTTTCTCACGACGGCCAGAGGCTAGTGACTGCGTCAGACGACAAGTCTGTCAAGGTGTGGAGTGTCCACAGACAACGTTTTGTCTACTCACTCAACCAGCACACCAACTGGGTCCGCTGCGCCAG GTTTTCTCCTGACRGCCGTCTAATTGCCTCCTGTGGTGACGACCGCACAGTGCGGCTGTGGGACACCTCCACCAAACAATGCATCAACTGCTTCACAGAGTATGGAGG ATCAGCAACATTTGTAGACTTCAACACCAGTGGYACCTGCATAGCATCCTCAGGAGCAGACAACACGCTGAAGATCTGGGACATACGGACAAACAAACTGCTCCAGCATTACCAAG TCCACAGTGCAGGGATCAATTGCTTTTCCTTCCACCCGTCTGGAAACTATCTGATCAGTGGCTCCAGTGACTGCACAGTGAAGATCCTGGACCTGCTGGAGGGACGCCTCATCTACACCCTCCACGGACACAAG GGTCCTGTCCTGACTGTGGCCTTCTCCAGGGGAGGAGACTTCTTCGCCTCAGGGGGTTGTGATGCTCAG GTTTTAATGTGGAAGACCAACTTTGATTCTTTTGACTACCGTGAGGTCCTGAGCAAACACAGCCAGCGGGTCACCCCCGACCCCCCTCCTCACCTGACAGACATCTACCCCCGAGGACCTCACCTCCACTCCGCCCAGTCTGGGGCTATAGAG ATCAGTCCCATGGTGGCAGACACCCAGACCACTGCCCCAGCGGTCATAGAGGTGGGCCAGGCCCTCTACACAGCCACTACG
- the LOC112069039 gene encoding POC1 centriolar protein homolog B-like isoform X3 — protein sequence MASVMEDPTLERHFKGHKXAVTCADFNSKHKQLASGSADKTLMIWNLNPKARAFRFFGHKDVITGVQFSPVGDLVVSASQDKTVRLWTPSIKGESMVFKAHTATVRSVSFSHDGQRLVTASDDKSVKVWSVHRQRFVYSLNQHTNWVRCARFSPDXRLIASCGDDRTVRLWDTSTKQCINCFTEYGGSATFVDFNTSGTCIASSGADNTLKIWDIRTNKLLQHYQVHSAGINCFSFHPSGNYLISGSSDCTVKILDLLEGRLIYTLHGHKGPVLTVAFSRGGDFFASGGCDAQVLMWKTNFDSFDYREVLSKHSQRVTPDPPPHLTDIYPRGPHLHSAQSGAIEISPMVADTQTTAPAVIEVGQALYTATTDNNPTHLQAV from the exons ATGGCATCAGTTATG GAGGACCCCACCCTCGAGCGACACTTCAAGGGCCACAAAGAKGCTGTCACCTGTGCAGACTTCAATTCCAAACACAAACAGCTGG CCTCAGGGTCTGCAGATAAGACCCTGATGATTTGGAATCTGAACCCTAAGGCCAGGGCGTTCCGTTTTTTTGGACACAAAGATGTCATCACAGGGGTYCAGTTCTCCCCTGTGGGAGATCTGGTCGTCTCTGCATCCCAGGACAAGACTGTACGGCTGTGGACGCCCAGCat TAAAGGAGAGTCGATGGTGTTCAAAGCCCACACGGCTACAGTACGCAGTGTCAGCTTTTCTCACGACGGCCAGAGGCTAGTGACTGCGTCAGACGACAAGTCTGTCAAGGTGTGGAGTGTCCACAGACAACGTTTTGTCTACTCACTCAACCAGCACACCAACTGGGTCCGCTGCGCCAG GTTTTCTCCTGACRGCCGTCTAATTGCCTCCTGTGGTGACGACCGCACAGTGCGGCTGTGGGACACCTCCACCAAACAATGCATCAACTGCTTCACAGAGTATGGAGG ATCAGCAACATTTGTAGACTTCAACACCAGTGGYACCTGCATAGCATCCTCAGGAGCAGACAACACGCTGAAGATCTGGGACATACGGACAAACAAACTGCTCCAGCATTACCAAG TCCACAGTGCAGGGATCAATTGCTTTTCCTTCCACCCGTCTGGAAACTATCTGATCAGTGGCTCCAGTGACTGCACAGTGAAGATCCTGGACCTGCTGGAGGGACGCCTCATCTACACCCTCCACGGACACAAG GGTCCTGTCCTGACTGTGGCCTTCTCCAGGGGAGGAGACTTCTTCGCCTCAGGGGGTTGTGATGCTCAG GTTTTAATGTGGAAGACCAACTTTGATTCTTTTGACTACCGTGAGGTCCTGAGCAAACACAGCCAGCGGGTCACCCCCGACCCCCCTCCTCACCTGACAGACATCTACCCCCGAGGACCTCACCTCCACTCCGCCCAGTCTGGGGCTATAGAG ATCAGTCCCATGGTGGCAGACACCCAGACCACTGCCCCAGCGGTCATAGAGGTGGGCCAGGCCCTCTACACAGCCACTACG
- the cep41 gene encoding centrosomal protein of 41 kDa gives MSTKSSIGNTEYMKRRIPQNPKYQHVRTRLDTGCSLTKYVERLEEIKKNYRYRKDELFKRLKVTTFAQLVIQVASVSDLNESECDGETPRLEADMERLFEQTNGSPLPTPTPAQFFDNNNDAGDAGYSPRSTLQSVISGVGELDLDKNGQKTVTLTTVSSPRLPDGPYPDCPYLLLDVRDREQYDQCHIISAYSYPIATLSRTMNPYTKEVLDYKNVSGKIIIVYDEDERIAAQAATAMCERGFQNLFMLSGGLKVIAQKFPEGMTTGTIPASCLPSPKATAGRKRYTHRQVFMPADRKWRFTSDDMANIQAHLEEMLVPSDTNSGFSSRMSTSSAQSKASSARSLRTSSLAGSETARSQSSRPWK, from the exons ATGTCGACCAAGAGCAGTATCGGCAACACGGAG TACATGAAAAGGAGAATacctcagaaccccaaatatcaACATGTGAGGACAAGGCTAGACACAG GATGCAGCCTGACGAAGTATGTGGAGAGGCTGGAGGAGATAAAGAAAA ATTACAGGTACAGAAAGGATGAACTCTTCAAAAGGCTTAAAGTTACAACATTTGCACAGTTG gtaATTCAGGTAGCATCGGTTTCGGACCTGAATGAAAGTGAGTGTGATGGCGAAACACCAAGGCTGGAAG CTGACATGGAGCGTCTGTTTGAGCAGACCAACGGTTCCCCCCTGCCTACGCCCACACCCGCTCAGTTCTTCGACAACAACAATGACGCAGGGGACGCTGGCTACTCCCCCAGGTCGACACTTCAAAG TGTAATAAGCGGGGTGGGAGAGCTGGATCTGGATAAGAACGGTCAGAAGACAGTGACTCTGACAACCGTGTCCAGCCCTCGGCTTCCAGATGGACCCTACCCAGACTGCCCCTACCTGCTGCTGGACGTCAGGGACAGAGAGCAGTACGACCAGTGTCACATCATCAGCG CATACAGTTACCCCATCGCAACCCTCTCAAGAACAATGAATCCCTACACCAAGGAGGTGCTGGATTAT AAAAATGTTTCTGGTAAGATCATCATCGTATATGATGAGGATGAGAGGATAGCTGCCCAGGCAGCCACTGCCATGTGTGAGCGGGGCTTCCAGAAYCTCTTCATGCTATCTGGAG GCCTGAAGGTGATTGCGCAGAAGTTTCCAGAGGGGATGACAACAGGCACCATCCCGGCGTCGTGCCTCCCGTCTCCCAAGGCGACAGCGGGCAGGAAGCGCTACACCCACAGACAGGTTTTCATGCCAGCCGATAGGAAGTGGAGGTTCACCTCAGACGACATGGCCAACATCCAGGCACACTTGGAGGAGATGCTCGTTCCCTCGGACACCAACA gcGGGTTCAGCAGCCGCATGTCCACCAGCAGTGCCCAGTCCAAAGCGTCCAGCGCTCGGAGTCTACGCACTTCCTCTCTAGCCGGCTCTGAAACCGCCAGATCCCAGAGCAGCCGACCGTGGAAATAA
- the LOC139024024 gene encoding carboxypeptidase A1-like, producing the protein MIRTEPLKLYQAILFSPSDCWASEPIDLSTPVDXRVPFTSLQTVKAXLETEDIPYSVMIKDLQVMLDEEKEQRLSAARATEPRTTDDYDYTNYHNGDEIYRFQEMLVAENPKLVSKIVIGQSYEGRPLNVLKFSTGGTNRRGIWINTGIHSREWITQASGTWFAKKIVTDYGRDTALTAILDNMDIFLEIVTNPDGYNYSHKTNRMWRKTRKPNPGSSCDGTDLNRNWDAGFGTAGSSGNPCDQTYRGPKAHSESEVKSIVDFVKSHGNLKAFIDIHSYSQRLMYPYGYTATPCKDQRELHDLARKAITDLASLYGTSFRYGSVMTTIYRASGISIDWSYNQGIKYSYTFELRDTGRYGFILPANQIJPTAKEAWLALMAIMEHTKDNTN; encoded by the exons ATGATCAGAACAGAACCCCTCAAACTGTACCAGGCCATTTTATTTTCCCCTT CTGATTGTTGGGCATCCGAGCCCATTGACCTCTCCACTCCTGTGGACWTCAGAGTTCCCTTCACCAGCCTGCAGACYGTCAAGGCCTTMCTGGAGACTGAAGACATCCCGTACTCCGTCATGATCAAGGACCTACAG GTTATGTTGGAcgaggagaaggagcagaggcTGAGTGCTGCACGTGCCACTGAGCCCAGAACCACAGATGACTACGACTACACCAACTACCACAACGGGGATGAG atctaCCGTTTTCAGGAAATGCTGGTGGCTGAGAACCCCAAACTGGTCAGCAAGATCGTGATTGGTCAGAGCTATGAGGGCCGCCCTCTGAATGTGCTCAAA TTTAGCACTGGTGGCACCAACCGTCGTGGCATCTGGATTAACACTGGAATCCACTCCAGAGAATGGATCACTCAGGCTAGTGGCACCTGGTTCGCCAAGAAG ATTGTGACTGACTACGGACGTGACACCGCACTCACTGCCATTCTGGACAACATGGATATCTTCCTGGAGATTGTGACCAACCCAGATGGATACAACTATAGCCACAAAACT AACCGTATGTGGCGTAAGACCAGGAAGCCCAACCCTGGCTCTTCCTGTGATGGAACTGACCTCAACAGGAACTGGGATGCTGGTTTTGGAA CCGCTGGCTCTAGCGGTAACCCCTGCGATCAGACTTACCGCGGGCCCAAGGCTCACTCAGAGTCTGAGGTCAAGTCCATCGTGGACTTTGTCAAGTCTCATGGCAACCTGAAGGCCTTCATCGACATCCACAGCTACTCCCAGAGGCTCATGTACCCCTACGGCTACACTGCAACCCCTTGCAAAGACCAGAGAGAACTG CACGACCTGGCTAGGAAGGCCATCACTGACCTGGCTAGCCTGTACGGAACCTCCTTCAGATACGGCAGCGTCATGACCACCATAT ACCGAGCCAGTGGAATAAGTATTGACTGGTCCTACAACCAGGGCATCAAGTACTCCTACACCTTCGAGCTGAGAGACACCGGTCGCTATGGTTTCATCCTGCCAGCCAATCAGATCMTCCCTACTGCCAAGGAGGCTTGGCTGGCTCTGATGGCCATCATGGAGCAYACCAAGGACAACACCAACTAG